The window TTCAGCTCTTTAAACCATTTAAGAATGGTTAACCTATCATCTTTCTCAATGACAAATGGTGCCCTTGGCTTGAACCACTTCCCATTGTCCTTCAAATGCAAATGCTGCTTAGGGCGATGGCATATTTCTTCTAgatcttttcttgccttcacatTATCTTTAGTTTTATTAGGAATGTCAAAGCATGTGTTCCATATAGCTTCTGCTACATTTTTCTCATTGTGCATCACATCGATGTTGTGCCTAAGCTTCAGTTTATCAAAGTATGGAAGATCCCAAAAGCAGCTTATGTGGGTCCAGTTGTGCAATTTATTATAGTTATCTGTGTCATATACATTTGCAACCATGTGAGCTCGCACTTCCTCCCCTGTCAAACGCCTTGGTGGCCCCTCAAGCACTATTGTATCCTTTCTAAATGAATTGGCTTCGGTTCTGAACTCATGGTCAGGAGGTAGAAAGCGCCTATGGCAATCAAACCAGCAAGCCTTACGCCCATGCGGAAGTCTAAATGATTTTGAATCACTCAAGCATTCTGTGCAAGCTAGCTTCCCATGAGTGCTCCACCCAGCAAACATACCAAAAGCAGGGAAATCATGGACTGACCATAGAAAAGCTGCTTTCATTAAAAAGTTTCTCTTCACAGAGGCATCCCATGTATTAACCCCCAGCCACAGTTGCATAAGCTCATCTGCTAATGGTTGCATTAGAATGCCCAAATTCTTTCCAGGATGTTCAGGACCAGGTATCACAAGACTAAGAAATATAAACTCTGGCTTTAAGAGAAAACCAGGGGGGAGGTTTAACGGAGCTACAAACACTGGCCAGCACGTGTACGGAGCAGCAACCAAACTATATGGTGTAAAACCATCTGTAGCTATGACAAGTCGCACACTTCTCGGATCACATGAAAATTCTGGAAAATCCTTATCAAAATCTTGCCAAGCCTCACCATCACATGGGTGGACCATCTTATCAGACCCGGAAGGAGTGTGAGAACGCATAAGCTTTGCGGTCTCCTCATTGGCATACAACCTTTGCAATCTATCTTTTAGAGGGAGGTACCGCAAAACTTTACGTGGGATTTTCTTTTGGCCTTCCTCGTAACGAGATGTGCCACAAAAGTCACACTTCTCTTTATGTTTGTTATCTTTGTAATACAACATGCAATTATTTTTGCACACATCTATTTTGACATATGGCATCCCAAGACCTTCTAAGAGTTTCTTGGATTGGTAGAAGTCTTCGGACAAATTAGATTCAGGAGGCAAAAGTTCATGGATTATTTTTAAGGTATCATCAAAATGTGCAATGGACATGTTGTATTGTGATTTCATAGCCAGCAAACGAGCTACAGCAGAAAGACGTGAGTGTTTTGTGTTCTCATGTACCAATTCATCGGCACTACTGACCATCCTATAAAAAGCCTTGGCAGAGGAGGTTGGCTCCTCAGTAACCGGTGGAAGATGGCTACCACCTAAGTCAACCAACATATTGTCCATTCGATCAGTTTCATTACAGCCCTCTTGATGTACTAAAGGGACAGATCCATCAGCAGCAGCTACAAAACTCTCACCATGTTCTGTCCAGATTTTGTAATTTGGCTTATACCCATGTTTATACAAGTGTTTCTCTACAATGTGCCTTTCTTGCGGAAAATAATTCCGACATTTGGCGCATGGACACTTAATTTTACCACCTTCAGCTACGGAAGAGAAGGCCCGGTCTATAAATCGTGCAGTTTCTTCAAGCCATATATTAGAAGGGACTTGACCAAACACCCATCCACTATACATCCAATCACGGTTCTCCATTATTTAACCAAGAACTCATACTGAAATAAAATTCACAGAAATGGGGCTATTTCAGAAAAATAATAGCATACTAAAGGGCAACAGCACAAATAACAATTCACAAAAAGACAATTGTTTCAGACATAAATTTAAGAGCTCAAAGCTATAACTTACCAATATACTTGTTCAAGCTGGGAAATTACGGCGTCAAAAAGGGTGGCCAGCCAACTCCCCTAGCTGTTCACTGATTTCTGGAATATGAAAAGATAAGATTATTCTAGGATTTATAGATCTTAAATTCactttaaataaataaataaatagcaggtaGGTGTCACGGAAGCTACAACCTAGAAAAAATGAACAGTTAGATGGTCATGTACATAAGCTACATGCTAGCTGTTCACTGATGTTGCTACAGAAGCTCTAACTTACGTCTAAGAACAACCAAAACTAATCTGTCCAAATCAACTTGCACACCAAAGAACTGTACATGGTCATGTACAACTAGTTTTGCGTTGGAACCCATAAAAATTGGTGTTtgaacttatccaaatcaaccgtaTACTAATCAGATGTGCCTAAATTAGTTCCAACGAAGCTTGTACGCTACACAAGAAATAGAGCAAACAAATCGTAGATCTAGGAAAAGAAGGTAATATATTACCAGAGATATGGAGAATGGGGACTTGTGAGGCAGCGAGTAGAGGAGTACAGGCAGCCGGAGGTGAAGACGTGTAAATCTGAATGGGGGGACAAGTACGGGAGCTTGGTGGGGGGCAGATGCTGGTGCTCCGGCGGGTGGCGAGGCAGAGACCGGCACTACGCAAGTGGTGAGGAAGATGCAGGCGGAAGGACGGCCTTCCGCAGGGAGGGGAGGCAGCCGCGACGGTAGATGGGAGGATGGTGTAGCTGCTGCCACGGCGGTGGACCTgcggatggtgtggcggcggcggcggtggaccggaggatggtgtggcggcggtggcggtggaccggaggatggtgtggcggcggctccggctgtGGACCGGACGATGCTGGCGGCGGCGGTGAAGCGCAGGATTGGATTGGGGATCGAGAGGATTCTGGAGACTACGACTGAATTGGGGATGGAGGCTGTACGTGTTTGCCCTCTCCTTTTGTATTGGGCCTAACTCTGTGAGCCCAAACACACAGGAAAATAGAGAAAAGGGTGGGCCTCCCCGGAAAAATGCGCGCGCAATAAAAACCCGATGGCGCGAAGCGGCAGCCCGCGGGCGCGAAGGGCCGAATGCGATTCCTGTGGGCCGTGACGCACAGGGATATACTTTTCCTGTGCGCCTGCTCAGAACCTACAGGAATATGGTGAAAAAACCTGTCGGTCAGTGTCTGGCCCACAGTAAAATGACATTTTCCTGGGAGTCTACGCGGGGCCCACGGGAATATATGTTGGCTCACAGGCTTAATCACGATTCTGGTAGTGTTAATTGCGCATGGTGCCAGCATGCTAATATTTGAGCGTCTCCTACTATGCAGTGACCCATATAAAGTGCAGGTAATAAATTGTTGTACTTTCAGTAGGGTGGACTGCCGGTTGGCATGTGAGGAGCATAAGTACGCATACTATTGTTGTCGTTGTTGTCCCGTCGGTAGCCATACTCATGGTTGATTGGCTAATCTGGCATCAAAAGCAAAGAGTAGTTGCATCCCAGAACTCTGAAAGATTGTCGACGGTCTTATTTGTGGCTGCTCACGTTCTCCAGGTTTGCGGAACATGCGGTTTGTTGGGCTACTACAACCATAAACTCAAGACATccttctgttcattctgcaaaaaTGGGGAAAACATGGCCCAAGTGACGATGCCATATGCCTGCAAGCTTTTGTTTCAGGTACCGCAGAAGGGGGAAGCGAGAATGGTTCTTTTCGTGACCATTATTAATTGTTTTCTTGGGATTTTGCTTACCCTCTCCTAGTTAAGTTAAGGTCATGACGCCGGTCCTTTTGCCTAATTTTTTGTTGCTCCGATAATCCTCATTTCCTTTCAAGTTGCTTGTGCACCTCTGAAAAACCTTATTTGTAAATCTACCTGCAGAAATTTTCGTTGCCCATACATACCCAAACAAAGTGGTTCTGAAACCTTATTAGATTCTGAAACATTATTTCTAGGACGCTTGAACCCTGTCGTGTATGGTGAACGAACTCTCATTGTGTCGCCTGGCCATCTTTTTCAGGAACTGCAGTCGATGAACATTGTGCCACGCCTGAAATTAACCAAAGAATGACTTGTAACACGATTGTGGGCCGTTGATCTCGAAGGGTGATTGGAGCGTCTGAGGCGAACCGGTCCGGCATGATTCCTGAAGGCTGAATGTGTGTAAAAAAGTTTATCCAAGAGCTCTCGGCATTTTTTGGTGTATATATTTGAGATGCGAAACTAGTTCTGTAGCTTGATACAAAGATTAAGTAACATGTCAGCTACATTGGCACGTTCGTTTCCACGACTGTAACCAGGTATCTTGATATGTGTATACATACTGCATACGTCCTCTGTCGCTTGCAACATGGAGCACTAGATGATAAAAGAGTCATATCATTACATACTTGATGAATATAGCGATGTATGCCGAATAGAGCAATATATACTGGTGACGTTTGCTCAATATATATAATCTGTTGTTCAGATTAATGAGATGATGGCGAGGGAGATGACGGCGTGCTGGAACAGGCGCCGGCCCTCCCCTTCCATGGGCGGCTGCAATCCCTGCTCCTTGAACTCGTCGTTGCAGGTCACTGGCGCGTCGGTGGTggcggccatcttcatcttggCGTCAGAATAACTTCCATCCtcgatggcggcgatggcgtcgtcgAGGTCGACCATGGCGTCCCGGAACACGTCTATGCAGGCGTTGAGGCAGGACCACCTTGTCGACCTCGTTGCCTCCTTGCCCCGGAGCGCTGCCATGCCGGAGTCCATGCCCGCCACCCCCGCCCGCACCAGCTTGGCCGAGATGAGGGCGAGCCCGTGGAGGTCGGCGTCGCGACCGGTGGGGTCAGCTGAGAGGGAGGCGACGCAAAGGGCGTAGTCCACGTTGTGGTTGTTCTCGCCGCATCTCTGGCAGGTCTCGGCGATGATGTCGTCGCCGTAAGGGAGCCGGATGATGGCGCCGGTGGAGGACATCGCCGGGGGCGGCACGAAtaagagggcggcggcggtgaggaggaAGATGTGGCTCGGTAGCGACGACATGTTCGCTCCGCCTCCTCTACTCGGGGGTAGCGGCCACATTGTTTTCTGCTATACATATAGTGAGAGGAAGAGATAGGTTGAAGGAGGAAATGGGTGTGGCTGGTTGGTGAAGCGTGTGAGGAAGACGGAGTTGCAGGTTTGAGGCTGTGGCTTGCAACTGAAACCGAAGGCTAGTCCGTTAAGCTACTCTTCCTGTCAAATTCAGAGATTCTCAGGGCAAAATCATCTGAATCTCTGCCGGGATCGATttgtttctactccctccgttcccaaatacttatttttctaggcatttcaaatggactcaatatacggatgtatgtagacatattttagagtgtagattcactcattttgcgccgtatgtagtcacttgttaaaatctctagaaagacaagtatttaggaacggagggagtagatcagtagtagtagtagtagaaaaTCCCCATTAAATTAGATACACAGTACACAAATTCATCTTTGTACAGACAGAAAGAAAACAGATGTGATGAGTGAATTCATCTTGTTATTATCATTGCTTTATTTATTGTTTGATGGTGATCAGTAAATCATGGCCTACAATATTCGCTTTTATGGACAATCGATCGAAAACgtaaaaaaaaaaagaagaagaagaaaatggggTTCCAACTACTACACCTGATTATATGTAATAATTAATGGTAATAATCAATCAATAATGAACGATGGGTGATTGCTGACGAGGAAATCCAATCCAATCCGATCCAtgcaaagaagacgacgacgacgatgatctgATCTGATCCATGGCGGCGGCGACGATGCATGATGGATCATTTGGCGGCGGCGTGGGTGAAGCCGATGGCGATGTGGGCGAGGCGCTCGTActcgcggtcgtgggcggcgacggggacggcgcggGCCGGGGCGCCCCTCCAGGCGTCCTCGCAGCTCCGGGACGCGCCCAGCGCCGCCATCAGCTGCTGCATGGCCAGCCCGTACACGTTGGCCTGCAGGTTGTCCAGCGCGTCGCGGAGCAGGTCGGCGGCGCCGCCGTACTGCTCCAGGCAGTGCTCGAACCGCGCGCGCGAGGCGGCGCCCTCGGCCTCCGCCTCGAGCTCCGCCAGGTCCTCGATCTTGGCCTCCGTGCTGGCGGCGTGGTCGACGGCGATCCGCGTGGCCAGCACCGCCAGCCCGTGGATCCCCGCGGAGGCCGACGCGTCGGCGCTGCGCGCGTCCGCGCTCAGGGACCGCACGCAGTGCTCGTAGTCCACGCCGTGGTGCGTGTCGGAGGCGCCCCGGCACGCCGCCTCCACGCTCACCGGGGTCGCGCACGACTCCGGCGCGTCCcactcgcccgccgccgccgccggcgccgccaggaggaggaggaggaggagggcgccgACGACGATGCGCACCGTGAGCCCCATTGCTGCGTGCGCCTGCTCTGGCCGGCCGGCGATCGCGCTCTGACCGGGGGCCGATGGAGCGATCGATCAAGGAGGAAGGAAGAAGGTTGTGCTGGAGCGAGGGAGGAGGAAAGATCGATCGCGAGGCGTGGGGGTATTAATAGCTAGCGGGTTGGTCGATCGGGGAAGGTGGAGATGGAGGAGAGGCGGGGAGGAAGCCTCGGCCTCGATCGGCCTCGGCGCCATTGGTGCGCTGCCGCATCACGGTCGAGCTCCTGTTTTTAGCCATGGCCGcgtgcatgcacgcacgcacgcaccaagCAAGTTTGAATGCTTCAGACATGCATGCTCCTGTTTTTAGCGGAGGAGAGACGATTAGGATGGCCCACCAGGCAGAACGGTCAGGAGCACTGGAGCAACGCCGACGTAGCCATGATCCCAGCCGTCCCTGTCAGAAAAAAATCTGATATTCTTTTTAATGCTATTTTCATACATGGGTGTCCTGACTCCTGAGTGCCCGCTACACATCCGTGTTCATTTTCGAGAAGAATGGGTGCCCGGGATATCCGCGACGCAAGAATTATGGTCCGCCATACGTTACATTTAGGGGTTTCTATCTACCCATAcgattttttttatcttttttactGACAGTACAACAAGCACTCAAATAGATGATTTCCTTCTTTTTCCTTCTTCCTTTCACGCGGCCAACTATAACTTTTCGGCATTAGATGATTTCCATGACCTAGCTAGCTAGTACCTAGGATAGATGTTCCACAAAAGTAGTCTCACCATGCGCGACGTAAGCTTGTGACGAAGTAGTCAACAAAGTAGTTGAAATTCATCCTCCACATATTATTTTATTTACCATCAAAGTAGTCAATAAAATAGTCTTTTATGGCTTGGGCGCTTCGTCGTCTAAATGGGTTCTTCCCCTCACCCTTCTCCCAGTGGCGTTATGGCATCACCCGAAACATAAGATTCATCGGTAACTGAAATCGCGACATGCATCCACTCTTCCTGTGCATTGAACTTTTACCCTTTGTATGTGTGTCCTCCATGTTTGTTGCAACTTTGCTCCTAGCTAGACGACACTAATGGAAGATTGCACATCAGACACCGTCGACATCGATCCAAACCTAGTGAGGGGCCAGTTAAGGGAGTAGAGGGCAATCGACGAGATCTAGCGATGCGATGGGGAGTCGTAGGGAAGCATAAACTCAACGACAAAGTGTCGCCAAGAGGAGACCTAAACCCTAGTCGTTGAGCTTGTGCCATTTGGATGGTTAGATAGGGGGAGAAATGGTTCATCAACTTTGCCAGTGAAGCCAACCTCGTTAGTGAAGCTGGATCTGGAATCTGAAACAAACAGACATTTCGAATCAGCTTTACCAGTGAAGCTGGATCTGGATTCAGGTCATTTTTAGTGCAATTCGCTGAAGCACCTCAAAGTGCACTTCGGTGGAGAAGCTGAAGCGGATCTTCAGGTGATTCAAATCCAATCAAAGCTGAAATAACACAGGGTCGTATATAACTGTGAATCCGCTTTGTTATCCCAGGTGTTTCGGATCAGATCAAAGCTGAAACAAACAGGGCCTAGTTTCGACAAGTGAACCAAATTTAGAAAAAAGAACCATAGATTTTTTTTTTGTCATTTGTGATGCAAGTTATAGCTTTCATCAATTACTGAGATGAAGAGAAGTAAAACATAGATAGCAATTGCAATAGAAGACTATTTATTTACTTATTATTTTATTTCACACTTATTTTTTTCTTCGACGGTAGTATCCATATCTTGGCCTCTTCATCCCTCTTTCTCTCcaactgacaccagagccaccaatgTGGCGCATCTACTTAGTCGGGTAGCGGTCATTTTGTCGCCCAACATCACATGGATCTGGTCATGCGATTTGTGTGGATATGTTCATTCCCTAATTATTGAAAGTAAGTCCTCTAAAGAAATTAAGAGCCAATGACAATGTTTTTTGTTCTCAAATTGTTGACACATTATTTCTAGGCGTTGTTAACTTAGTTTGAAAAAAATCCCTAAAGTATCTTATAGTTCTTTCGAATTTACATGAAAATAATTCGAGTTTTagttgttttttttttcaaaacatcTCAGTTTTTCTTTTCCTTCAAATTTAGCTGAAAGAATTCAACACTTCCATGGTGCCCCTGTCGATTTGCTTTACATGGTGTTCACCATAGGCAAACTAACCACGATTGCTCGCACccacccgccgccggcagccataatTTTTGCTTCCCCGATTTAAATCTGGAAATTTGTTGACGACTCATCGTCGGGAGGAACCCACCCGCCGCCGGCAGCCTGCCAACCTTGTTGGGGACGCACTTTGCTGGTGCCCTTCTGGTGGTGACGCCCTTACATTTGGTCTCGAAACCTATAGCCTCGGCATGATCAAGAAGCCAATACTTACCCCTCTGACCGACCTGCGCTACGGAATGGTTCAGCTCTTCCGGGCGGAGGATGGTGGACTTGGCTTCGCGCATTTGGTAGGGCACACCATGCATGAAATTGTGGGTGCTGGGATCAAACCGTGATGGTGTTCCCAGATGGGTGCCTCTGCAAACCTTTCAGATGGAGGAGCTCCTTCCGCGGAGAGTGTTTAGTGGACGCTGCGAATGGGCAAGGATGGGATGGCGGGGTACGACGAGGACACAAATGCGATTATTCTGTCCACGGTGATTGGCGACTTCACGCTCCAAGTTGACACGAGCGAGATCAGCCATATTATCAAGAGAAATGCCGGACGTTGCCATGCTTATTATCCCTACAGAAATTTCTATGCCGCGGGTAATGCCTCCCTACCTACATTATTGCACAAGCAAAAAAAAAAGGTCCAGttattttattttgctggtattcaTTCTAGTTACTTTTGTTAGAGTGCTTGGATCGACCGGATATAGAAGGACACATTGAGTTGTATGTTTGTTTGTATAGCACCAGTGATCACATTGTGATCACATGGAATACTGCAAGTTCTCAAAACCGGCCGCACAAGCAAAAAAAGAAGTCCAATTACTGCAAGTTCTCAAAACCGGCCAGGAACCTACCGGATTTtccctatgtgtgtgtgtgtgtggccagGAACCTACTGCAGTAGGTTCCTAAACCGTTTTTAATGGTTTCTCTTTTAGTTTTgaaattttgtttttattttccttattttattttactttcctTCTTTTTTTTTTGAACATTTCATTCAACGCCTAAACCTGCACAGCCAACTCGCTGGTGACCATGGCAGAGAGATCTGGAGACTGATCAATCCACGAAAGATCAGCCGCTCCTATCTTGTAGCTATAAGAAGCTAGTACATGGGCCAGATTAAAAAAAAAAGCTAGTACATGGGCCGCCTTTTTACATTCCCGGTTATAGAAACTAAAGCTAAAAGACTCAAAATTTGCATGACACAAactgcgcatctcccattgatttttttatatttttttctaaaaaagCTTTTTAGAAATTTTAAACATTGTTCGAAATTTCAAAATTTGTCCAAAAAATTCAGGAAATGAGTGCATTCATTTTTTTTTGCAGTTTTCAAAATTTTGATCAGATTTTAAATTTTTTTCCCTgtttttcaaatttgttcacaaCTCCAAAACTGTTTGTAGTTTCAAAACTTAGTAAGAAATTGCAATTGTTTTCGGGAATTTTAAAATACAGTACAGGCTTCCAAATTTTTGTCAAAAAGTCAAAAAAATATGTAAGAATTGAACAAATATTCCCCGTTTTATAATTTCTTTTCGGAATTTTGAAAAGGTTAACGGTTTCAAAGTTTGTTCAATTTAAAAGGATGTTTGCTAATTTTAGAAATATTTCTCGTTTTATATTTGTTTAGGAATTTCGAAAATGCTAATGTTTTCAAAGTTTtttcaatttaaaaaaatgttcactaatttcagaaaatgttgatgGTATCAAATTTTATTCTTcttttgtaattttgttcatacatTTTTAAAATCTACTTTTTCAGAATCGTAAAATGcttaatttaaaaaaaataaaataattttGAAGTATATTCAGTATTCGTAGAATTGTCAATAGGCGTCAAAAAACGGTTGTTCTTTCAAAAAAATGATTAGTTTTTTTTTTATGTTTTGAGTTTTAAACAGATTTGGAAAGTGTCCGCGTTTCGAAAAACATAcacttttttttcttctaaaagaATGGGCTGGAGTTTCAAAAATCAAaatctgatctggtgttgccattgATTCTTAAAGTAGCtggcattttctttttctttttagacaaGTTGAAGCAGCTGGCTGCTCTGTAGTCATGTACCGCAGATTGGGCTGGGATGGGCTGGGCTTGGATTGGGCTGGGCTGCACCCGTGCTTACAGCCTGCCTACTACTCCTTCGGCGCTCCCCTCACTCACTCCCCACTCCTCATCATCGTCAATCAATCAAACGAAAAAAAAAGAAGCAGTTGGCGGACGGACTGGAGATGAGCGGAGCCGCCGGCGagctcaccgcgccgccgccccgtcgccggcgATCCGGCCGAGGTTTGCCCGCCATTCTCCTCCCCCTCCCGCTCCATCTGACCCAGCAGCTATTCCTGCTTCTTTTCTTCTTAATTTCTCCCCTCCTAGCAGAGCAGAAAACCCTAGCCAGCCAGATTCCCCCCTCCCGATCGAACCCTAACATTCTTCCCCTCCCGCCGCAGCAGCGCAGAGAGAGGAGACGGCGCCGCTGCTGGATCCCGCCGCCGAGGCTCCCCAGGGCCGAGGGTAAGATGCCGCCGATGCCCTCACCCCACCTCCTTATTTTGCACATTGCAATACTACTTACTCTGTGCATATGCCAAAGTGGTGAAGTGGTTGAGGCTGAGACGCCCCCTCTCCTTCTTGCCGCTTGCTTGCCGGGTTCCGTCTTGTGTGTTATCCATGATCAGCAGACATTAGTCGATTTGCGTGTGATTAGTGGCTCCTGGATTTGGTTCGGGTAATGCCTGGCTCTGTGACGTGAGGTGCTACTTGCAAGGTGGATGGGCAAGATGCAGTAGGCCCTAGTGTAGAGAACGCACCTAGCCCGAATCGTCTACTTCAATCAAAGTAACTCAGAATGTTTTCAGTGTTTTGGAAAGTATCTCCTGCTTGATGATTATACACTTGTGTGTTTCGGTTTCTGGATATTCGTGACTGATAGCTTGTTTGTCATGCTTATTAACCTTAGTTGCATTTCTGGATTGCAGCAGTGCAGAGAGAGGAGGGCTGTTGGACCCCGCTGAGGTTCCCCAACTCCAGTGGTAAGATCCCGCCGATGTTCCTCCCCCTCTTAATTTTTGCGCAGTGCACTACTTACTTTGTTTATGCAATGCTGTCTGGATGGATGTACATATGTCTGCTCTGTGTGCTGGATCATTTGAGAAACCAGAAGATTGATCAACATTTTATTTTCGTCTTAGGGCCGACCCCATTTCCAGCTCGCCGCGTGTGTATGGTAGGAAGCAGTGGCGTGCCGTGTGCAAGGTGCTCGGCAACGACAATCTCCTCGCTGAGATCCTCGTCCGCCTCCCTCCCAAGCCGTCCTCTCTCCCCCGCGCGTCCGCCGTGTGCAAGCGCTGGCGCGGCATCCTCTCCGACCCCGAGTTCCTCAAACGCTTCCGCAAGCACCACCGCAAGCCTCCTCTGCTCGGCTTCTTTGAAGGGTATGCCAACCGCTTTGCTCCCGTCATGGACTCGCCCGACCGTATCACTGCCTCCTGCTTCTCCATGCCCAAGAGCAGCACGCGCTACAACGACCATCGAGAATACATGGGCTGCCGCCACGGCCTTGCTGTTCTGGTCAACAAGCAGGAGCGCAAGACCTTCGTGTGGGACCCCCTCACTGGCCGACAGCACAGCGTGGATTTTCCGCCCGGGCTAGATGACGCCTTTGCGGGGAATTTCTGTATGTGGCGCGGCGCGGTGTTGTGTGCTGATGCTGAAGATGGGCATGTGCACGGAGATTGCTTCTCGAGTCCGTTTAAATTGGTCTTGCTCTGCTGCGGTGGATACAATACACAGGCATTTTGCTCTGTCTATGACTCGGTGTCTGGTGTTTGGGGAGGTGTTTTCTCGACCGCAATATCGCGTACAATTTCTCTGTTAAGGCCCAGTATCCTGGTCGGTGACGCACTTTGCTGGCTGATTTCTGGAGGT is drawn from Triticum dicoccoides isolate Atlit2015 ecotype Zavitan chromosome 6B, WEW_v2.0, whole genome shotgun sequence and contains these coding sequences:
- the LOC119322698 gene encoding putative invertase inhibitor, which translates into the protein MSSLPSHIFLLTAAALLFVPPPAMSSTGAIIRLPYGDDIIAETCQRCGENNHNVDYALCVASLSADPTGRDADLHGLALISAKLVRAGVAGMDSGMAALRGKEATRSTRWSCLNACIDVFRDAMVDLDDAIAAIEDGSYSDAKMKMAATTDAPVTCNDEFKEQGLQPPMEGEGRRLFQHAVISLAIISLI
- the LOC119325585 gene encoding putative invertase inhibitor yields the protein MGLTVRIVVGALLLLLLLAAPAAAAGEWDAPESCATPVSVEAACRGASDTHHGVDYEHCVRSLSADARSADASASAGIHGLAVLATRIAVDHAASTEAKIEDLAELEAEAEGAASRARFEHCLEQYGGAADLLRDALDNLQANVYGLAMQQLMAALGASRSCEDAWRGAPARAVPVAAHDREYERLAHIAIGFTHAAAK